TCGTCCCTACTACCACCAAACCATAACCAACCGGGCGCACGTACTTGGGGAACATCTATTCATCTCCATGATAAAACAGAAATTGTAAATTTTCCCGCCCAGTAACGCCATCAATCATTCCGCCTTCATCCGATATCACGGAGGGCGGCGCTTGACTGGAGATAATTCATGAACGACCAGTTCTACCTGCAAGACAGTCGCAGCCACGCCTACGTCGGCGATGGATTGTCCTTCTGCGGCTTTGGCGGCTCTGGATATGTCACCGACCTGGCCAAGGCCCAGGTGTTCACCCGGGACGGCGCTTGCGATCACCGCGACACTGACATCCCGTGGCCCAAGGCCTACGTCGATGCCCGGGCGCGTATTGGTGTCGACTGCCAGCGTGTGACGTTGAGCGAGGCGCTGGACCAACACCCCGACGCAGCCGAGTTTTACATCCAGAAGCCGCAGTGCTGGAACGGCAACAACCTGATTTGGCTTTGCGAAGATGGCGTGTTCACAAGCGACCTTTCCAAGGCTGTGGTGGTGCCGAGGGCCCACACCGCCACCTGGATCGGCAAGCTCGGCCAATCAGGCGCGGTGGTCTGGCCCAAGCCCTACATCGACGCGCATAGCCGCAGTTTGGTCGAACACGATGACGTGAACATCAAGGAAGCCCTGCGCGGTACCGGAATCAAGTTGGCCAAGCCGAAGAAGCCAAAAAAGATGATGTTCAATTGCGACGGCTGCGGCCGTTTCATCAGTGACGAGCAACGCTACCGCGAAGACTGCCGGAACTGCGGGGCGAGCAACACTCCTTGATCCGGCTCCATGCCGGTCACCCGTAATACCCCATATCAACGAATTGCGCCATCAGCAGAGTCAGGAAAAGCCTTATGGAAATCGTCTGCCAAGGACAGCAAATCGTTTGACTTGGACATATCAGAACCCAAAATTATAGTATTAGTTTCCGCCTGTTCAAAAACCGCTTTGAATTCCGGCGCGGGATTTTTTCCAACTATAAATTTAAAGAAAATCCCGAGAACGTCAAACTCGTGCAGGCAACACCCAGCCTCCTCAATACAGGCTGGAAACCTCAACAACCTATGAAGATTATAGTTAGTGTTGAGGGTTACAATTAATCAAACGTCTTTGATGGCATCAGTATTGCCAAGAAGATAATCTTTAAATCTACCTTCATACAATCGCCCCAGCGTTCCTTTATGTATGGATGGATGTGATCCCCAATCCCAAACGTTGGAACGCCAAACAACGCTTGCACCGAAGTAAAACAGACTTTCTAAAATATCCGCTTTGATTTCAACAGGGTTGAAGAGAGAGAAATTTGGGCTTGACTGGGTTGATACACTCGACAAAAGCTGCTCCAACAATGGGAAATTAGTGTGAGTCGCCCACATTTTGGATACTGGCCCCTCCCCTCGCTTAGAGAATATTCCCGTCTAGAGAGTAGATAAGCGGGGCAGTGATCGTAATCGGGCCATCTTTCATTAAATCGGCTGGTGGTTTTGGCAGTGGCTGGGCGCGACGGATTAACTCTAAAGTGGCCGCGTCCAAGTCCACATTGCCTGAACTTTGTATCAGCTCATAAGAAACGACATTCCCGTCGCCATCTATCGTGAAACGCAGTTGGTTTGTGCCTTCAACCCCGGCCAATTGTGAGGCGATCGGGTAACTTTTGAATTTATTCAAATGAGCCACAAGCCCTGCGCTCAGTGCTTTTTCTTGTTCGGCAGTCGAAGAGCAACCAGAGATTGCTCCGAGAAAAACAAAGGCAAAAGCAGTGGTTAGAAAAAATTTAAGCATTTAAATATCTCGCTAAATGGCGGGGCGATTCTCGCATATGGCTGTTTTTAGCCTATCAGGACACTCAACTGCCCAGCAATAAAAGCACAGCTTCAACGAAGCTGGATGACCTGTCCTCCCCTCCCTCGCCTCTACCCGTCAGCACTCACCCCGCGCCCATCGGCAACCAGCGGGAGGCATGAGTGTTGACGAATACAGGTGAACCAACGAATGGAGAGAGTCATGGAAACGAAGCACACGCCCGGACCCTGGTATGTCCAGGACGACCATGGCAGGCGCTACATCGAGACAGACGGCAATGACGACACTATTGCGGAGATTCATCGGCGCCGTCGCAAGGGCAGCGTCTATAGCTGTGCTGAGGCAGGTGCAAACGCAAGCCTTATCGCCGCAGCGCCCGAGCTTCTGGCATCCCTGCAAGCCTTCGATCGCATCAGCGACATCTGGTTGCCGTCCACGGCAAGCGAAGAGCATGAGGGCGAAATGCAGGCCTTGCATCAAGCGCGAAACGACATGCTCGCCGCGATCGCCAAAGCTACCGCCTAACCCCAAACACTGGAGGTCGCCATGGCCCGCACCTACGAATATTGGACGGTCAGTGATGGAGAGGACATTGCCATCAACCTGACCGTCGCATATTTCTCGGCCCGAAAAGGAAACTTCAGCTCCCAAGCCGCCGACCCCGATGAGTACTTCGGGCATTGCGAAGTCAATTGGGAATCGAAAGACGACACCAGCTTCATGACTGAATCCGAGATCGCCTCGATGGAAGAATGGCTTGTAAACGAGCATTCCGAGTATCTGGCCGATCAGGACTACTTCGACTAACTCGCCACTCTGGAGGCGACCATGAACGCAGCATTGAAGATATGCCAGGAGCGTTACGACGCTCAGTTGCCTCCAGAGGTAAGCGAGAGTGACGAGGTGACGGACTGGCTTGAGCATTCGGCGGAGCGCCTGGTGTGCGGCGTCGACATCAAGTGGAAGCGCCGCTACGGCCAGCCGCAGGTGGTGACGTTCGATCGGTTCTGTACCTACCTGCAGGGCCACCTGAACCAGCGCCAGATCGACGGACTGGATGAGCGTGACTCGTTCGCCCGACTGTTCCTGTCTTCGATCCTCGGTAGCCAGAGCGAAGGAAAGACGCACGCGGCCGATTTGATCGGTCAGCAGCGCCCCATGGAAGCCGCCGAGCGGAACGCCATGGACCTTCTTAGGCCCTACGCAGCCGATGCCGTAGCGGCGGAGCGCGAAGAGCTGGAAGACGACGTGGATGCTGGTCTATGAGCCCGCACATCCTGATCGATGAGGCACTTGAAGCGATTGAGCATCCCAGCAGCGAGCCAGGCGCCCAAGCCGTCGTGGTGCGGATGATCACCAGCATGCTCACCGGCGACGCAATCACCGTCGAAGAATTCAACCACTACTGCCAGCGCCTGCTGAAAATCACCAGGCATCGCAAGGAGGCTGCATGACCACTCCAATAGTGAAATCGCTGGCTGATGAGCAGCTCGACGATATCGAGCGCCGCATCGCCATCTTGGGCTTCGGCCTTCCCTTCAACGAATTGATCGGCCGCAAGCGTGGAGACCTGGTGCGGGATCTACCGCAACGCTTGGCGCCGACAATGAAGGGTGGCCGGATTGCGGTGAGGGTTCGGCCGTGACCGCCCACCAGCGGCACCGGCGTCGCGCCATCCGCTGTTTATCGGCCATCGTTGGCCTGACCTTCCTCACCATCGTTTTCTTGGGACCCGCCATCGGCGGCCTGATCACTCAATAGGTAAACACCATGCAGAAGCACACCCCAGCACCGTGGACCGTCCGTGAGGTGGCGCATAGCAATGTGCCCGGCCAGCGCGCTTTCGCCATCGACTTCAACGAAGACCAAGAGCAGGTCGTCGATTGGGTCTACGAAGAAGCTGACGCCAAGCTGATCGCCCAGGCGCCAGGACTTCTGGCTGATCTGATTGTGGCCGCAGGAACGCTGCGTCACTACGAGGCGCTGCATCGCGCCAAGGGCACCATCGAAAGCACAGAGAAAGCCGAGGTGAACGCCGGGCTTGCTACACGCTTTGAGCAAACCATCGCCAAAGCCACTCAATAACCCCCTTCACAGCGCCCCTCTCCGGTGGCGCGGAGAGATAGTCATGTCCGATAAAAACATGCAGATCTGGAACCAGGTCAGCAAGACTGACACCAACCATACGAAAGCGGCGAAGGTCGGCGGGCAAAACATCACCAGCCTCAACGGCACGGCGATGATCATGAAGGCCACCGAAATCTTCGGCCCTGTTGGTATTGGGTTCGGGTGGAAAGTTACCGAAGAACGCTTCGACGAAGGCTCTGAAATGGTCAGTGGCGAAGGCGACAAGCGCATCGTGCTAGGTCGAGAACTCAACCACACCATCAAAATCAGCTTCTGGTTTGAGCTGGAGGGTAAGCGCGGCGAGATCGAGCAGTACGGGTGTACCCGCTACCTCTACAAATCCACCTACGGCACAACCACCGACGGTGAAGCGCCGAAAAAATCGCTGACCGATGCCATCAAGAAGTCCCTGTCGATGCTCGGTTTCAGCGCTGACGTGTTCCTGGGCTTGTTCGACGACGCTGGGTACGTTGAACAGCTCAAAGGTGAAGAGGCCATTGCCAGCGCTGACGACAAAGACGCCGAAATACTGCGACAGAAACAGGAGCGAGTGGACTGGCTCGCTTCGGCGGTCGAGACCATCGGAAAATCCGTCACTGTGTACGAACTCAAAACCTTGAACGTGAAATACATCCGCGAAGCTACTCGTCGCAATGAGCCCGCGTTCATCGCGCGTATCACTCGCGCATTCGAAGAGCGCAAGGCCAGCCTTGAGAAAGGCTCGGAGGCAGCAGCATGACGCAACTCTACGCACTGACTGGCAAGCTCGCCGAACTCCAGGCTATGGCCGACACCGATGACGAGGGTCTGAAAGAGGCCTTGCAGCACGCCATGGACGAGGTTCAAGGCGACTTCAACATCAAGGCCGACAACATCGTCATGTTACGCCGGAACATCGAAAGTGACGTGACGGCCATCGACAATGAGATCGAGCGCCTGGCCGAACTCAAGCGGATCAAGTCCAACAGCGTGTCGCAGATCAGTGACTACCTGCGCCGTAACATGGAAGCTGCCAACATCAAGTCGATCAAGCGTCCGCTCTTTACCATCACGCTGGCCATGGGCAGCGAGCGAGTGATTGTGGACAACGAAGACGCGGTGCCGGATGAACTGACCACTGTGAAGTCGAGCATTGCTCCGGACAAAAAGGCCATTGCCGCCAAGCTCAAGGAGATCCGCGAGCATAACGAGACGGTCCGTAAGCGCATGGCCGCTGGCGAAGATGCCGAGCATGAGCTGATCGAAGAGCCGAAATGGGCTCACCTAGAGCGCGGCGACAGTTCAATCCGCATCAAGTGAGGTAATCATGATCAGCAACCACCTCAACCTGGTTGAGCAGCAGCGTCAGCACGCCGACTCAATATCGGAGCGCACCGTACAGTTCCTGGCGGCCGGCGGAACGATCTACCTGGGCGAAAGCCCGGCGATCAACCCGCCACCGCCGAAGCGCTCCAACAAGATCGATCCCGAAACCATCCTCAAGCGCCGCAAGCCCCTGATCTCAAGGGCTGAGCGTAACGCGCTGCGCAAACTCGCGGAGGCATTATGAGCAAACGCAAGCCGCATAACCTGCAGGCGCGCATCTCCCGGTCGTGCCGCTCGCTGTTGGCAGCCAATCACGTCGCCGTCGTGAACATCGACCCCAGCGGCCGCCAGGGCATGATCAATTACAAGTCGCTGAAGAACATCGCGCCGGGGAAGATCGGCCAGGCCGTCTGCGGCATTCCCCACCGGTGGACGATCTACCTCAGCGCCCTCTGCATCGACGCCCGCGGCGACCGCTACAGCAAATCGGTGGAGGTGGCGCCCGATGGCGTTTACCTCTCCGACCACCTAGAAGACGTGATCGAGCATTGCTACAAGAAGCTGCGCGACGAGGCCAATCAAAGCCAGGTGGTGGCGTCGGGCTGGATTGCTATCCCTGAAGCGATATCTCTGGACGAGGCACACGCCGCGCGGATCTTCGAAGCCGTGGGCGCCTGGCGCCAGGTCAAGGTCGATTCATGCACCGCATAGCGCGTATCACGATGCAGTATTTCATTTGTCCAGATTCAGTAGTTCCTGCATCCGTTCGCCTAGTATTCCTCGCAACCACGCAGCGTGAAACTCCATTTCTTCCAGAGAAGTACCCTCAGCCAATCGATACACGAACTCCTTGTCCCTCGGACCCTGACACACGACGCTAAAATAGCCATCGCGGTCATAACTGGCGAGCACGTAAGGGCAGATACAAATAATGTCGCTAAATGGCACCTGCACTTCGGTGGGCTTACGACCGCGACGGGTGACCGTGAGGGTAAGCAGTTGCTGGTTTTCGTCGAACGTGAAGGCCAGCACTCTAGCCGCAGAGAAGATCCACGCGAAGACCAGCCCCATGAGCACAACAGAACCACACAGGAGCTGGATGAGCAACGCCGTCGTGAGGCTAGACCCATCGCTGCTCGGTTCACCTGACATCGTTTCGAACCCGAGAAGGAGCAGTATCGTCAGCACTAAGCCCGGCAACAACACAAGCACCACAAAGGAGAAACCCAGAATGGCCCCACCCGTGCTGCCAATGGTCAGTAAGCCCGGGCCGCGATGCCAAACAGGGGGGTGGGCGGCGAAGCGTTCAGTGCTTGACGTGACTAGAGGCGTTGCGACGCGGTGAGGTGGACTTTGACGATTCATCTAGCAGGCTCCAGGGGTGCTGCGTAGAAAGTACCATTACTGCAAGACAGTCTGACCAAGAGGCATCGGGCTTTTTCACGCCTTCCCCGGTGTCCACCAGCAGACATCAGGCAATCAGCGCGCTAACGAATAGACGCACACCGCCATAGGAGAGGTAGTCATGGCCAAATCAGTGCAGGAACGATCGGCCAAAACTGCCAGGAAGCGTGTGGCGAATGCCGAAGAGGAATTGAGGCTCAGGGTTCGCCCCGGCACCCGCCAGGCGCTGGCCGACCTGATGGAGTGGTCAGGCATTACTGAGCAGGGCGAGGCGATGACGCTGATGATTCATCATCTTCATGACCTTGGCTCGAAGTCCAAAGCGCTACTCGAACCGCCGCGCCACGAATTCGAGATATCCGAAAACGTGGCGCGGGAGTTTCGCAATAAAAGCCTGCTCGCCATACAGAGAGACCCGGGCGACGAGATCATCGAGCCCGCATAACCCACCCTACTCGCTGCATCCGACAAGTGAGGGGCAGCGTTATTTTACGAAAGTCTGAAAGCCATGAGTTGGACGAGACGGAAACGGGCGGTAAGCGGCAAGATTTTCATTAAGGTAGTTCGCGATCTCTTTTGCCTTCGCCATATCAGTTCCAGGCTTTAGGTCAAAAGCCGGCGGCTCATCTTGGAGGCCCGGGATCTGGTCCAGGAACTCCATATGCAGATAGAGCACGTCATCGGCTGTTTCCTTGACGGTAAAAACGATTCGAGTTTTGTGGCTCATCGTGCTTCTCCTTGATCCGGCTCCATGCCGGTACCCCGTAATACTCCAACCCAAACCAAATTGCCACTACCGGTAACGTAGGGCGGCACAACCGGCCATTCATCCGGCCTTTTCGTAAACACCATCTAGTATTTCTTGCATACGAGGTACGAACATCGCCTTGACCTCTTCAACATCTTCAAATTCATTAACCGAGAGTGCGAGAGCTAAGACCTTGAAAGCTGCTACCTTCTTCCGCGCTTCGTCGGCCCTTGCTCTGTAAGACGCGGCCACAGTAATGCTGTTAAAAATAGAGCTACCATCCGAGCCAGCCTTTTCAGCTGCAGCCAACTTCTCATTGGACTCAAGTCTAAACTCGGAGCTAAAACTTTCCACAACATTGAGAATTGTCGCCTGATAGGCTTGGACTCTAGCCCTATTTGCTTCCGACTTTGCATGCAGCAGTTGCTCATCCTGCTTTAGCGCTGCGGCACGCTGAAGCGCCATCAGTTCAGTAAACTCCTTTTTTTGAGTCTCTAAAATATCGCGCTGCATATATACAGTTTTAAGCACCGCGAGCAGCGTTACGAAAGAGACTAAGGGGCCGAATACCCCTCCGATATATCCCCCGAAGTTAGACCACTCGCTGGAAGTTACAGCCAGGCCACCTCCAAATTGGAACCTATATAAAAGAACTGCAACAAGAACCGACAATGCCACACCGAAGACTGAAAACAATAGAAAAATCAGATACATATCTCGTGCACTTCGCTGGACATTTACCATGCAATTCTTTCCCTAAAAACATTTAGACCAATCTTCCTCTACTTTAACGAATCACGCCAGCCGGCGAGGATCCCCTATGTCTGCACAACAGAAGAAACACCCCTTCGATTTCAAAACCCAATACGGACTCGGCTTCAACCCTCAGGACGATGAGATCGTTGTAGACTTCTTCTGTGGCGGTGGTGGCGCCGGTACCGGGTTGGAAATGGGTCTGGGCCGCACGGTGAACGTGGCGAAGAACCACAGCCCGCAAGCGATCAGCATGCACACCGTGAATCACCCCGGCGCACAGCACTTCACTACCGACGTGTTCGAGGGTGATCCAGACACCGAGTGTGCCGGCAAGGCCGTCGGCTGGTTCCACATGTCGCCGGACTGCACGCACCACTCCCAAGCGGCCGGCGGCCAGCCGCGCAAGCGCGAGATCCGCAACCTGTCGTGGATCGGGCTCAAGTGGGCGGGTATGAAACGGCCCCGGGTAATCAGCCTGGAGAACGTGAAGCAGATCCTGCAGTGGGGCCGACTGATCGCCAAGCGCGACAAGGCCACCGGGCGCGTGGTGAAGCTGGACGGCAATATCGCGGCACCTGGCGAGGTCGTGCCGGTGGGCCAGCAGTTCCTGATCCCTGACCCGAAGCAGCGCGGCCGCACCTGGCGCCGCTTCGTCGCCCTCCTGGAAGGCATGGGTTATTTCGTTGAGTGGAAGGTGATCAAGGCGTGCGACTTCGGCGCGCCGACCAGCCGGGAACGCCTGTTCATGATTGCGCGGTGCGACGGCCAGCCAATCGTGTGGCCGGAGCCAACGCATGCCAAGAACCCCGCCAAGGGCCAGAAGAAGTGGAAGACGGCAGCTGACTGCATCGACTTCAGCGACCTGGGCAAAAGCATTTTCGGTCGCAAGAAGGACCTGGCCCCGGCCACACTGCGCCGCGTTGCCAAGGGGATGAAGAAGTTCGTCATCGATAGCGCGGCGCCATTCATTGTACCGATCGCCAACTGGTCAGGCGAGACGGTGCAGTCTGCCGACGAGCCGCTGCGCACCGTAACCTCCTACCCGAAGGGCGGGGCGTTCAGCGTGGTTAGCCCGATCATCGCACCGGCAACGCACCAGGGCAGCGACCGAATCAATGACCCGCTCGACCCTCTGCCCACGGTGACGTGCGCAAATCGCGGTGAGCTTACGCTGATCAGTCCTACGCTGATCCAATCGGGCTATGGTGAGCGCCCCGGGCAGGAGCCGCGTGTGCCAGGCCTGGACCAACCACTGGGCACAGTGGTCGCCGGCGGCGTTAAGCACGCGCTGACCAGCTCTATTTTGGTGGGCGCTGGTGGGCCGGTGTACGCCGGGCACCCGGTTACAGCAGACCAGCCGGTCGGTACGCTCATGACGCGCAGTCACCGCGCGGTGGCCACCGCCTTCATGGCCCAGATGAATGGCGGTTTCAACACCACCGTCGCCAAGGACATCCGGGACCTGATGACCACTGTGACCAATACCGGCAGCCAGCAACAGCTGGTGGCGGCGATCCTGGTGCACCTGCGTGGCAACTGCGATGCCCGGAACGTAAATGATCCGCTCCACACCATCAGCGCCGGCGGCCAGCACCACGGGCTGGCCAGCGCATTCATGGAACGGGCATTCGGCGGCAGTGTTGGCCAGGGCCTGGACGATCCGGCACCGACCATCACGGCCGGAGGTGGCGGCAAAAGCTCGCTGGTGTCGCTCACCCTCTCGCCAGAGCATGAAGCCGGCGCCCTCCGCGTAGCCGCTTTCCTGATCAGCTACTACGGTACCGAGAACATCAGCGCTTGCGACTCGCCGGCGCCGACGATCACAACCAAGGACCGCCTGGCCATGGTCACCGTGATGGTAAAGGGCACGCCCTACGTGATCGTCGACATCTGCCTGCGGATGCTCAAACCCACGGAGCTGTACAAGGCCCAGGGATTCCCCGCCGACTACATCATCACCCACGGCGCCGACGGCAAGCCGTTCACCAAAACCCAGCAGGTGCACATGTGCGGCAACAGCGTAAGCCCGCCGCCGATGGCAGCACTGGCACGGGCCAATGACCCGTGGCGCAATGAGCAACGCCAAGCTGTCGCAGCGTAAATCAGAGCCATGGCACAGCCGCCATCCACTCGGCGAGGCGCAGCAATATCTGGCTCAGCACCTCAATCAAGACTTGGTACATGAGTTCAGCGATGAGTTGTTTCATGCGGTAGCGCTCCGGCTTGGTTAATGAAACCAGCATGCCGTCACGACTGCTTTTAAAGCAGATGGGAAAGTTTGTAATAAGCCTCCCTACAAGTAGAAACTTTCTCTCACACCTACCCCCCTTGACATCACATCCGGTCGTGACGACCGGCAAGGACTCCTCATGCCTACAGAAAACAAAGTCGACGCGCCTCTGCAGTTGGAGCGCTCGACGGTCACCAAGCTGGTTATCACCGGTGCACCGAACCTTGACCCGATCACCGTGTTCCTAGAGGACCTGGCCCCATGCAAGGGCAAGATCACCGTCAGTTGCTGGGGCAAGAGTTGGACGGCCTACTGGGGCGGCATGTGGGATGGTCTCAGCATCGGGCAGTTCTTTTGCAAGCTGAACACCGGCTACATCATCGGCTACTTCGACCAGGCGATGAGGCCACGGCAGTTCAGTGGTGAAGCGCTTGCGAGGGAAGCACAGCGCCTCGTCCTGAAAGAGCGCCGCCAGTTTTGTTACGACGCCGACGAGGCCCGCGAGCGGTTCGATGAGGCAGAAGATCTGCGCGACTCGCCATCGATTGAATATCTCCACGGTGCACACAGCGAGTTGATGACGAAACTGTTCGGTGATGAATGGTGGCACCTGACCAATGACGCCACCGAGCCAAACCCCGATTACGCCTACCTCGAGCGGATAATTCACGCGGTCCAGCAGGCGCTGGGCCAGGAAAAGCAGCAGGTGGCAGCATAAAGCGCATCTACCTGAGCGGCCCCATGACCGGCCTGCCCGGCCTCAACTTCGCCGCCTTCCACGCCATGACCACCAACCTGCGCACCGGCGGGCCGAGCAGACCATGGCCGTGGCGCTGAGTGTGCCCCAGCAAGTAGCAACGTAATTCAACTAGCGAGGGTGATATAACTAAGATGGCTAATATTAGCCGTCTGAATCATCCTCCTGCTTTTCAACAAAAATATCGCGAACTGCTTTCTGAAAGTGATTTTTCATCTCATTCAAACTTTCAAACTCTCCAAAAATAATTTCGTCATACAAAATCAACAATCCGATCTCTTGCTGATCAAGCTCTTTTATCTTTTTATCAGCCTTCGTGAACTCGTCTTGTCGACCTGGTGCCTTACCGTCAATTATCCATTGTGCAAACAAATCAAAGCGTTGTCTTTTTTGTTCAATCTCTCGCGTCAAACCCTCTATGTACCTGTCAAGCATGGTCAATAGCTTGTTCCGCCCGTCTTCGAAAACACGGACAGACGCTTCATCGTCTGCCTTCTGAATCTGTTTTAACTGTGACTTCAATGTCTGAATCGAAATCCGTTGCATTGCATCGAATTCATGTTGCTGTGTCTGCAAAAGCTCTCTCTGAAGCCATATAGTTCTTAATATCGCAATGAGAGTTACAAATGAAACAAGAGGCCCAAATACACCACCAATAAATGTACCAAATGCAGACCAATCATCCGTTTGATGAGAAAGCCCACCAGCGAATGCAGTGCGGTAGTAATAGATAGATAAAACCACCGCAACAACCACAACTCCAACAAGCACGATGGAAAAAGCGTCCACTGGCCTAGAGCTACCCCTAATTACCTCAAGTTCGTCGAGTTCAAAACCTTTTACCGGTTGCTGTCCTTCGCTCATAACCGCACTCCTTTTTTCTGACTCTACTTCAACAGGGGCTCCACATGCACCTATTTGCACGGCAAGCGCTTGACCGCGCCCGCAGGGTCGCCCCTGCGTCAAAGATTCCCCCGCCTGCCCTGGCGAACGAGCCGACACCGCCCGCCTCAACCATGGCGAGTACCACCGAATCGACGAACTGTCGCCCGGCGGCGTCCACACCCTCTTCATCACCAGCAAGTGGCGCGGTGACTGGGGCTTTTTGGTAAACGGCGTGAAGGTGCCATGGCGCACCTACACCGGTGCTGATGACTGAAAGTCAGAAAGGAGTACATCCGTACTCCAGCCGCAAAACCTTTAACCCCTCCCCCTTCAAAGTCAGCCGCTATAGCGGCAAGGAACTCGGCATGCCTGAAGAAAGTGAATCAAGCCTGCGCCAGCGCATCACCACGTACATGAGCGGCGCCGGCGGCTCCCGGGACAACTGGTTCTGCACCTGGTGGTTCCGGTTCCACATCGAGCCGTTCACCACCAAGCAGATCCGCCGCGAACTGGAGCTGATGAAGCGCGAAGGCCTGGTCGAGTCGGATCACAGCCAGAGCAACAACACCAAGTGGCGTCTGACCAAATACAAACCTGACGGAGTGACGCCATGATCGCCACCCTCTGGTTCGCCTACGTCTTCATCTACAAGGGGCCGAGGCCATGAAGGCCCGCATCGAGAAGAAGTTGAGCAAGCGCCTTGTGCGTCTTTGCCCGTCTGTCTATCGCCGGGCCTGGATCGACAAGGATGAGCCGTCGCGTCTGGCCTATAAGCAAAACACACGGGTGAGTCACGTCCTATCCGTCGGTGGCGGAACTGACTGGCAGGGTGATGGCG
This genomic window from Pseudomonas sp. Bout1 contains:
- a CDS encoding DNA cytosine methyltransferase, which gives rise to MSAQQKKHPFDFKTQYGLGFNPQDDEIVVDFFCGGGGAGTGLEMGLGRTVNVAKNHSPQAISMHTVNHPGAQHFTTDVFEGDPDTECAGKAVGWFHMSPDCTHHSQAAGGQPRKREIRNLSWIGLKWAGMKRPRVISLENVKQILQWGRLIAKRDKATGRVVKLDGNIAAPGEVVPVGQQFLIPDPKQRGRTWRRFVALLEGMGYFVEWKVIKACDFGAPTSRERLFMIARCDGQPIVWPEPTHAKNPAKGQKKWKTAADCIDFSDLGKSIFGRKKDLAPATLRRVAKGMKKFVIDSAAPFIVPIANWSGETVQSADEPLRTVTSYPKGGAFSVVSPIIAPATHQGSDRINDPLDPLPTVTCANRGELTLISPTLIQSGYGERPGQEPRVPGLDQPLGTVVAGGVKHALTSSILVGAGGPVYAGHPVTADQPVGTLMTRSHRAVATAFMAQMNGGFNTTVAKDIRDLMTTVTNTGSQQQLVAAILVHLRGNCDARNVNDPLHTISAGGQHHGLASAFMERAFGGSVGQGLDDPAPTITAGGGGKSSLVSLTLSPEHEAGALRVAAFLISYYGTENISACDSPAPTITTKDRLAMVTVMVKGTPYVIVDICLRMLKPTELYKAQGFPADYIITHGADGKPFTKTQQVHMCGNSVSPPPMAALARANDPWRNEQRQAVAA
- a CDS encoding siphovirus Gp157 family protein, coding for MTQLYALTGKLAELQAMADTDDEGLKEALQHAMDEVQGDFNIKADNIVMLRRNIESDVTAIDNEIERLAELKRIKSNSVSQISDYLRRNMEAANIKSIKRPLFTITLAMGSERVIVDNEDAVPDELTTVKSSIAPDKKAIAAKLKEIREHNETVRKRMAAGEDAEHELIEEPKWAHLERGDSSIRIK